One genomic region from Labeo rohita strain BAU-BD-2019 chromosome 7, IGBB_LRoh.1.0, whole genome shotgun sequence encodes:
- the hacd4 gene encoding very-long-chain (3R)-3-hydroxyacyl-CoA dehydratase 4 isoform X3 has protein sequence MTARFLSFGEDAQAGTFYFVGVMMSACQLLSLLELFHIADGFEECRLFPRFMQIMQRNVLLLLLISLEEFQSKPIVCVQFYLWNILGLLRYPHELFCLIGTPYFKMLWVHQTLSIPVYLLSAVTEGISISHMLLYLSESEGMDSVQLKVPASKYINSPYILMGWLLLLVLGSSLTLILLLKERKENLESWDKKLKTD, from the exons ATGACAGCCAGATTTCTCTCTTTTGGGGAAG ATGCCCAGGCTGGCACCTTCTATTTTGTGGGCGTTATGATGAGTGCttgtcagcttctgtctttgtTAGAACTATTTCATATTGCAGATGGTTTTGAAGAGTGCAGACTTTTCCCTCGCTTTATGCAG ATAATGCAGAGAAATGTCCTTCTGCTTCTCCTCATCAGTCTGGAGGAGTTTCAGAGTAAACccattgtgtgtgtgcagtttTATCTGTGGAATATACTGGGCCTTCTAAG GTATCCGCATGAGTTATTTTGCCTTATAGGCAcaccatattttaaaatgctatggGTGCATCAAACACTGTCAATCCCAGTGTATTTGCTGTCTGCTGTCACAGAAG GAATAAGCATTTCACACATGTTGCTGTACTTGTCAGAGTCCGAAGGAATGGATTCAGTCCAGCTAAAAGTACCTGCATCAAAGTACATTAATTCCCCATACATTCTTATGGGCTGGTTACTTCTTCTTGTATTAG GATCCAGTTTAACATTAATACTCTTGCTGAAGGAAAGGAAGGAGAATCTGGAGAGTTGGGATAAGAAACTGAAGACAGACTAA
- the LOC127168911 gene encoding secretory phospholipase A2 receptor-like yields MKASVTVLLFLTLFGLNFSVYRDHFFVNHTVSWNDAQQYCRQYYDDLSTVREKDLQVLSSNSLINRKYFWIGVQRDSAHITKWIWSEGGEATITFWENNQPNNSNQTCGAIRKDTFKMHDKHCSDNYKFYCMKVYELIVVHQKSTWEEALEYCRQNYTDLAIINSEDIMEEAKINSTVADTDELWTGLRFLAGGWFWVNGVSFDYNVWSSDGEFQCPAMNQRCGVYDRTQKVCKPTDCERRLNFLCVKEKKRWN; encoded by the coding sequence ATGAAGGCTTCAGTCACAGTGCTGCTTTTTTTGACCCTCTTTGGGCTGAATTTCAGCGTCTACAGAGATCACTTTTTCGTGAACCACACTGTGTCATGGAATGATGCACAGCAGTACTGCAGACAGTACTATGATGACCTGTCCACTGTCAGAGAGAAAGATTTACAGGTTTTATCTTCCAattctttaattaatagaaagtaTTTTTGGATCGGAGTTCAGAGAGACAGTGCACACATTACCAAATGGATATGGTCTGAAGGCGGAGAAGCAACGATTACATTTTGGGAGAATAATCAACCTAATAATTCTAATCAAACATGTGGCGCTATCAGGaaagacacatttaaaatgcatgacaaACACTGCTCTGACAATTACAAGTTTTATTGCATGAAGGTCTATGAGCTGATTGTGGTGCATCAGAAAAGCACATGGGAAGAGGCACTGGAATACTGCAGACAAAACTACACTGACCTGGCCATAATAAACTCAGAAGACATTATGGAAGAAGCGAAGATTAATAGCACAGTAGCTGATACAGATGAACTGTGGACCGGCCTGCGCTTTCTAGCTGGTGGTTGGTTTTGGGTAAACGGAGTCAGTTTCGATTATAACGTCTGGTCTTCGGACGGAGAGTTCCAGTGCCCTGCCATGAACCAGCGCTGTGGGGTTTATGACAGAACACAGAAGGTTTGTAAACCTACAGACTGTGAGCGGAGACTCAACTTTCTCTGTgtcaaggagaaaaaaagatggaACTGA
- the hacd4 gene encoding very-long-chain (3R)-3-hydroxyacyl-CoA dehydratase 4 isoform X2 codes for MYYFVSSLRKLGRNEFCGHTWIFANMTARFLSFGEDAQAGTFYFVGVMMSACQLLSLLELFHIADGFEECRLFPRFMQIMQRNVLLLLLISLEEFQSKPIVCVQFYLWNILGLLRYPHELFCLIGTPYFKMLWVHQTLSIPVYLLSAVTEGISISHMLLYLSESEGMDSVQLKVPASKYINSPYILMGWLLLLVLGSSLTLILLLKERKENLESWDKKLKTD; via the exons ATGTATTATTTTGTCTCATCACTGCGGAAGCTTGGGAGGAATGAG TTCTGTGGACACACATGGATTTTTGCAAACATGACAGCCAGATTTCTCTCTTTTGGGGAAG ATGCCCAGGCTGGCACCTTCTATTTTGTGGGCGTTATGATGAGTGCttgtcagcttctgtctttgtTAGAACTATTTCATATTGCAGATGGTTTTGAAGAGTGCAGACTTTTCCCTCGCTTTATGCAG ATAATGCAGAGAAATGTCCTTCTGCTTCTCCTCATCAGTCTGGAGGAGTTTCAGAGTAAACccattgtgtgtgtgcagtttTATCTGTGGAATATACTGGGCCTTCTAAG GTATCCGCATGAGTTATTTTGCCTTATAGGCAcaccatattttaaaatgctatggGTGCATCAAACACTGTCAATCCCAGTGTATTTGCTGTCTGCTGTCACAGAAG GAATAAGCATTTCACACATGTTGCTGTACTTGTCAGAGTCCGAAGGAATGGATTCAGTCCAGCTAAAAGTACCTGCATCAAAGTACATTAATTCCCCATACATTCTTATGGGCTGGTTACTTCTTCTTGTATTAG GATCCAGTTTAACATTAATACTCTTGCTGAAGGAAAGGAAGGAGAATCTGGAGAGTTGGGATAAGAAACTGAAGACAGACTAA
- the hacd4 gene encoding very-long-chain (3R)-3-hydroxyacyl-CoA dehydratase 4 isoform X1 gives MRFSLSLTYLFSYNLLQFCGHTWIFANMTARFLSFGEDAQAGTFYFVGVMMSACQLLSLLELFHIADGFEECRLFPRFMQIMQRNVLLLLLISLEEFQSKPIVCVQFYLWNILGLLRYPHELFCLIGTPYFKMLWVHQTLSIPVYLLSAVTEGISISHMLLYLSESEGMDSVQLKVPASKYINSPYILMGWLLLLVLGSSLTLILLLKERKENLESWDKKLKTD, from the exons ATGAG GTTTAGCCTCAGTCTCACATATCTCTTTTCATACAACTTGCTTCAGTTCTGTGGACACACATGGATTTTTGCAAACATGACAGCCAGATTTCTCTCTTTTGGGGAAG ATGCCCAGGCTGGCACCTTCTATTTTGTGGGCGTTATGATGAGTGCttgtcagcttctgtctttgtTAGAACTATTTCATATTGCAGATGGTTTTGAAGAGTGCAGACTTTTCCCTCGCTTTATGCAG ATAATGCAGAGAAATGTCCTTCTGCTTCTCCTCATCAGTCTGGAGGAGTTTCAGAGTAAACccattgtgtgtgtgcagtttTATCTGTGGAATATACTGGGCCTTCTAAG GTATCCGCATGAGTTATTTTGCCTTATAGGCAcaccatattttaaaatgctatggGTGCATCAAACACTGTCAATCCCAGTGTATTTGCTGTCTGCTGTCACAGAAG GAATAAGCATTTCACACATGTTGCTGTACTTGTCAGAGTCCGAAGGAATGGATTCAGTCCAGCTAAAAGTACCTGCATCAAAGTACATTAATTCCCCATACATTCTTATGGGCTGGTTACTTCTTCTTGTATTAG GATCCAGTTTAACATTAATACTCTTGCTGAAGGAAAGGAAGGAGAATCTGGAGAGTTGGGATAAGAAACTGAAGACAGACTAA
- the LOC127167564 gene encoding P-selectin, with the protein MVPVIHSLGQAVFSKLFAGFLVSQLQRRLPSRMTPMQTDLLQCAAYGLSTDKRTFYFKWNKADILLQMEPVLENFCMTLATELGYHIIKTNKTTQSTKILDILLYSPVALTKAEENSAAALKIIQMDTKASVTVLLFLSLFGLNVSIYRDHFFVNNTVSWNDAQQYCRQYYDDLSTVREKDLQVLSSNSLIKGKYFWIGVQRVSPDITKWIWSEGGKATITFWEDYQPNDYTQKCGAINKDTFKMHDKHCSDNYEFYCMKVYELIVVHQKSTWEEALEYCRQNYTDLAIINSEDIMEEAKINSTVADTDELWTGLRFLAGDWFWVNGDSFDYNVWSSDGDGELQCPAMNQRCGVYDRTQRVCKPTDCERRLNFLCVKEKRED; encoded by the exons atggttccagtaattcattCTCTTGGACAGGctgtcttcagcaaactgtttgctGGCTTTCTTGTAAGTCAGCTTCAAAGGAGGCTTCCTTCTCGGATGACGCCAATGCAAaccgacttgttgcagtgtgcagcgtatggtctgagcactgacaagcggACATTCTACTTCAAATGGAACAAAGCGGACATTCTACTCCAAATGGAACCCGTCTTGGAAAACttctgtatgaccctggccaca GAGCTTGGGTACCACATCATTAAAACCAACAAGACGACACAATCCACAAAAATCCTCGACATACTCCTCTATAGCCCTGTcgccttgacgaaggcagaggAG AATTCTGCTGCTGCGCTGAAGATCATCCAGATGGACACGAAGGCTTCAGTCACAGTGCTGCTTTTTTTGAGCCTTTTTGGCTTGAATGTCAGCATCTACAGAGATCACTTTTTCGTGAACAACACTGTGTCATGGAATGATGCACAGCAGTACTGCAGACAGTACTATGATGACCTGTCCACTGTCAGAGAGAAAGATTTACAGGTTTTATCTTCCAATTCTTTAATTAAAGGAAAGTATTTTTGGATCGGAGTTCAGAGAGTCAGCCCAGACATTACCAAATGGATATGGTCTGAAGGCGGAAAAGCAACAATTACATTTTGGGAGGATTATCAACCTAATGATTATACTCAAAAATGTGGCGCTATCAATaaagacacatttaaaatgcatgacaaACACTGCTCTGACAATTACGAGTTTTATTGCATGAAGGTCTATGAGCTGATTGTGGTGCATCAGAAAAGCACATGGGAAGAGGCACTGGAATACTGCAGACAAAACTACACTGACCTGGCCATAATAAACTCAGAAGACATTATGGAAGAAGCAAAGATCAATAGCACAGTAGCTGATACAGATGAACTGTGGACCGGCCTGCGCTTTCTAGCTGGTGATTGGTTTTGGGTAAACGGAGACAGTTTCGATTATAACGTCTGGTCTTCAGATGGAGATGGAGAGCTCCAGTGCCCTGCCATGAACCAGCGCTGTGGGGTTTATGACAGAACACAGAGGGTTTGTAAACCTACAGACTGTGAGCGGAGACTCAACTTTCTCTGTGTCAAGGAGAAAAGAGAAGATTGA